One Ilumatobacter fluminis genomic window, CAATCGGGTTCGCGGCACTCATCGTCGTGCTCGTCCGGGTGCTCGACAGCCTGAAGGTGCTCCGTGGCGAAGTCGAGTCGCTCCGCAACGAGACCCGACCGCTCCTCGCCGAGCTGCGGGCGTCGACCTCGGAGGCCCGCGACGCCGTCGACACGGCCCGCTCCGATCTCGAACGATTCGATCGCGTGCTCGGCTCGGCCGAGGCGATCAGCGAGGCCGTCGAAGGGTCGGGTCGTGCAGCCCGAGTCGCCTTCTCGGCACCCATCATCAAGGCGGCCGGTCTGGCCGCCGGAACCCGGCGCGCCGCACGCCGGCTCCGCGGCCGCTCGGTCGACATCGAGATCATCCGGCCGGCCGAACCCGATCGGAGGCGAGCATGAAACGAGTCACCTGGTTCGTGGCCGGAGCCA contains:
- a CDS encoding DUF948 domain-containing protein; the encoded protein is MTAGDLAVTLAALLCAIGFAALIVVLVRVLDSLKVLRGEVESLRNETRPLLAELRASTSEARDAVDTARSDLERFDRVLGSAEAISEAVEGSGRAARVAFSAPIIKAAGLAAGTRRAARRLRGRSVDIEIIRPAEPDRRRA